A portion of the Cryptomeria japonica chromosome 5, Sugi_1.0, whole genome shotgun sequence genome contains these proteins:
- the LOC131875931 gene encoding uncharacterized protein LOC131875931 has product MPKGLLTFAFSCEEDKIGILYGSPWMVGKTALVLQKWHLNLNMNDSLLAQVPVWVKLPGLPLEYWAESIFSGIESSFGELLLIDPVTTSKRRLTHARFCVGIAHDADMPEEIDIVSKLGMWKQLIEYESIPFACFHCKKVGH; this is encoded by the coding sequence atgcccaaaggcCTCCTTACCTTTGctttctcatgtgaagaagataaaatagGGATTCTTTATGGTAGTCCATGGATGGTTGGAAAGACAGCATTGGTCCTTCAGAAATGGCATCTGAATCTtaacatgaatgattctcttctaGCACAGGTCCCAGTTTGGGTAAAAttaccaggtttgcctcttgagtattgggcagaaagcattttCTCTGGAATAGAAAGCTCCTTTGGTGAGCTTCTCTTAATAGACCCAGTCACAACCTCAAAAAGGAGGCTTACTCATGCtagattttgtgtagggatagctcatgatgcagatatgccagaAGAGATAGACATTGTGTCAAAACTGGGAATGTGGAAGCAACTGATAGAATACgaatctatcccctttgcttgTTTCCACTGCAAGAAAGTAGGTCACTAG